DNA sequence from the Polyodon spathula isolate WHYD16114869_AA chromosome 19, ASM1765450v1, whole genome shotgun sequence genome:
aataaatgtcatcgTTAATATTAACATACTTAAGGAAgtgtgtttaaatttaaaatggtaGTCAAATTACAGTTCATATAATTTTTAACAGTTTAACAATTTTTAATCGAaggaattatttaaatgaatggaAAACTTAATTCTTAagtcatattattatttgtaattgtaaaagATACAATTAATAACTGCAGTTAGAATTACTGGTAGGCATATTTATATTCTCGTGGTTGTCAGGAGGTTATGGAGGCCCAAAGAGTTGTTGTCTAAGAGCTGCAGGGTTTggaatcttgttcagccaatcagagagctcTGCTTGCTCAGTCCATTTCAGAATTAATTTTATCAACCTGTCTTTGGTTGTgaattataaatcatgtatgatTATAATGTAGTCCTTAATCTCCATTAATGATTCATCATAATTCCAGTACTTCTTACCTTGTGTACataatttttatgtttaatagtagttgctgagttcaatttgttttttgtgatttataataaatgaatGTATCATATTCTATAAGAAGACACATTTTACACAGCTTGCGCAGCCTTGCAGCGCACTCACACACAATAAGACAATAAATAAGAAACCGTATTAAATTGCATAGATTCTGTATGAGTGTAACGCAGCGGCAGAGGGCTGTACCTCGTTTATTTCATCGATGTTTGTTATTATGACAATGATGGGCGATCGCTCCTGCCACACCATTCTCCAGAAGTCGCCGACAGTGTTTACTGTGGGTCCCTGAGTAGCGATATACACCTTCTCCTCTTCTCCATAGCCCTGGGGGGACAATCAGACCTCCTATCTATCAGTTTGTGCAGGTTTAATCCATAGTGAAATCTGATATTTATCACTTTTCTAGATTTATCCACCATACAGAAATGTTCTCtgctaaatataaaaacagttttttattcatatgttttcttttaataacatGGCCCCATGGCACATAGTGATGGAGAAGCAAATATCTTGGGTCATGGATGTTACATAACCTCCCGCTGCTGATGGAAGAAAGCCTGTTTATGGACAGATTGGCAACAAGGTTTCAAAGAGTAACATACATGTCCACAGCTGAAAATATTTATGgaatttaaacagtttttcaaTCAATGCAGAGGTTCCAGTCCAAGTTTACACGTGTTTCTTGAATGAAAAGATAAGTTTCCAAAGTTTTCAAAAGAACCCTTGGCAATCTATGGACACCCATGGATCCTAAAACTCCAGAATGAAAGCAAATTGAAAACTATAGAAAAATGTAGTAAACAGTCACTATTGAACCATACAACAGTATAAAACAGGCCCAGTTTTGGAAACACTGCTTTTATAGTAAGACAGTAGTAACAAATCTTTCCAGTCTCAGAATCACATCTCAATGCAGTGTCTCAttcaaaatgggaaaaaaaaaatactaccaaCCCTTATATAATTAGCATTGATATATGTACTGAGGAAATCGTCTTCATCCATGGATTTAAGGCACACTCTGCTATGCGTATCTGAAAGACAATGTAATAAATATTCTTTTAGAAAGATATAGAGGATACTCCAAATAACACATCGCTCCTTGAAAGGCTGTGAATCTGTAACGAGTCTTCATCACTGTGTGTCGATCCAGGGGAAGTGAACCAACTACAAGACCACCGTGTGTAACCGGGATCCTGAGCTCAATTGaggatcaccgtgtgtgtaaccagggtcctGAGCTCAATTGAGGATCAACGTGTGTATACCGGGCTCCTTGGTATTTAAGAACAGGGATttgtttaggggattttaatcccacctgTCTAACTGAGTGTCAGGGAGAAGGCTCCTGGAGTAGGACCTCCCTTATAGTGGGAGCCACGCTGGGCTGGTGTTTAggccagcttttgttttattagcagtgttttaccccactgtgttttgttttgcttttttgtctccAGTTTGTGTATGTCAGCCCATGCTCTACCATTGCTGATATTGGCACatggttgtttttgttaaattgtaaaGAAATCCTGCAAGTTTGCATGGAAAATACAACCTTCAGTCTCTCTCCTGTCTGCCAGCCCTATCATCCCCCCTATTGCAGAGCTTCATTACCCAAATATTATCTTGTCATTATGGATTGTTACAAACATGTAACTCATCTTCAATAAATaggtaattaaatattaattaaattggTATTCACGCCAAGGAAAATAAAGATCGACAACTTTTCTCCATTGAATAAACATATTGAAATGTTAATGATCAATATTGCAACAAGActggaaaaaaaactgttttactaCCTTTATTGTCACTTACTTGGGAGAATGGTTTTGTATCGGTTCTTCCTCACTATACCTGGAAAGCTGTATTCCTTTGGATCAACAAAGTTCATTGGGGtttcctgataaaaaaaaaaaaacacaaagaaatatagAAAAAGGACAAGTCAAGAAGACAGTTAACACTTCAGCTAATACCTTTCATCAGTTGTATTTTAGCATTTGCATCTAAATATTAAACCATTTAGCACAAACATCCCATTACTATTTTCCTTCCTTgaaaagtattttacaaaaaaactacagtatttttttttctgcgaaCAGATAGGGCAGTTTATAAATGGGTCAATAAATCTGGAGGGAAATACCAGAAAGATTTATATAGAATTAAAGACTTGTGGTATTTAAATCTGATGTGGTCTGGATTGTTAAGATAGACCACAACAGGCCTCATTCTTCCAATAACCCCGTTGATAAAGTGGGATTCAGTCAAACAAAACTACACAGATAACAGTGCAGTGACTGCACATTTACAAGCCTGAGCCAGCAGGGCTCTCCCTGGAAAGATGGAACTCCTTTAGAAATTAAAGTCAGATGGCTTTTCATTAATTTTTCACTCCCTCCCATGGCACCCCCTTCAAAGTGGATTTCATTAATCAGTAATTCTGCATCTGATCTTGCTGTAGCAAGATGTCTTGGCCATGGCATCCTGTTCGTTGATAGTAAAGTAAAGTCATGGGAAAAGATCATCCTAATGACAAGTTAGTGGGGGCGCATTTAAATATGTGAGAGGGGCTTCCTACGGTACGATTAAACATAacttttgttatgttcttatttcaccctcgggggaaaaaaacaaaacatgttctcATTCCCACTTCAACTGCAGAGGAAGTGCAGGATGCTGGGGGGGAGTCTTGAGAACTGCCCTTTCTATAACATTTGTGGAGTCTTACGTAAATTCTTCCTGCGATTGTAATCGATGAATTATCTGATTGTCCTGATTTCAAAGTAGGTccaaacaaatacagaaacagaGTAGCTGAAGCCCATTTTCTCAATAGTGTCACTCAACGTCAAACAGCTTATATTGGTCTGCTATGCCACTAAACCACATACAATGCAGACTAGATAATTTTTTTCTCTAATTTGACATTCTCCAGTTtctgtaatgtgttatttgtaCTGTACCCCTATTTCACTATTAAGCATGGTGAAGCAGAGGTACTGTACTCACAAAGAACTCAGCCTGCAGTGTGAAGGAGTCCATGGCTCTCTCGTGCAGTTCCCTGGTGCTCAACACGTTGGAGGCTTTCTGGAGGTATTCCCGGGTACACTGCTCTCGGGGAGACAGCATGGAGCCGTAGGGCTCGGTGGAGCCTGGGGTACACATATCCAGAGTGAGGGACACGTTTGAACCCCTCCTGAAAACAGGAGACAGAGATACAGCACTGCAGGAAGACTAGGACACAACAGAGCATCTAAATTAACTCCTggttagttagttttttttgtgtaatagttTATGAATCCATTATAAACAGACAATAATGcctctataaatgtgttataaagaatgttaaaaattgagaaagatttctagtagaaacatttattaaataatcttATATGTTTACTTTAGTATGACTACATATTTTACCATtgagggttttatttttgtaactatggatgaacactactactactactactactactaataataataataataataataataataataataataataataataataataataataataataacagccagTCATGTGAAATTAATATCTATAAGAAACTGTTGGAGTAGAATGGGATggaaatgtgcatttaaaatttTATTAGAATAATCTGTTATTCCTTGTTAATAACCATTGGCATGTTTATAGATCGGTCAGTTTTATAACCAGGAAAAAAATCTCACTAAGTTAGATCCCTGCTTaaaattctgttatttttaaCCAAAAACGCAATAAAACTGTTGTTCATcctttttcaggaaataaaatCATCATTCTTAAAAAAATTCCACAGCACTTGTAGTTGGCAGCTGtagatttgttttctgttgacGAATTATGCTTTCCTATTGAACAAGAGAATTATATAACTACTAGAAAGCAGATGATGAGTTATTAGtggaattattttacagcatgctTTGGCTTTGACACAGCAGGGAATGCAGCCTCGTGCTATGCTAACCTTTCTTGGAGCCCCACTGGTTGGACAGTGAGTGTGGCTGGGTCTGTCTCAGGCTTCATGTCCATGCAATAGTCAAACACAGGCGTCTCTGGCACTGGGTCCATGTCGAAGAAATGATCCTGCTTGGCGTCAGTCCACTCCGAGTAGGTGAAGGAGGGCTGACGGCTCATAGACTGACGCCTGTCTTCAGGATAGGGATGTCCAGGGCTGGGAGACAACGTTTTTAAACAGTATAGAATCTGTGGAAACAAGCTGGGTTACAACAGATGGGAAAGAAAAAAGTTTtgccttgaaaaaaaacaaaaaaacagaacaggttGGCCAATGTGCCTACCCCAATGCCGATGATCACTACTCCTAGAAAAACTGTGGCCAGCAGAGGGCTCAAGCTCTCCATTTTCCACAGTTCCTTCTGTAAGTGTGGGGagttctataaaaacaaaacagaaaaaacacaggtGATACTAAAACAGGCAATTACTGTCACATTGCAGTCTTTGAAAAGGTAATGTTCGTAAAGTCAAAGCagcttcaggttttttttttaactgtaccctTATCTTTTAATGATGTTTTCAATAATGTCGTCATCAGTTACTTGTGTTCTAGTCGGTGTTACACATATCTATGGCGGTCAGTATAACTCCACCTCAGAACTATCTATATTACAGTGTTTTTAGAGCATTCATCTGTAAGTCACTGTGCAACTTTCAAACTTAAAGAACATCAGTCTACatagctatttctaccatgctatctgaaaaAGGAGGAAGCCAAAACATTGTAGCTAATTTTTAAAATAGTGAGCGTTCAGTTTATCAATTTCTGTCTTcttatatataaactgttttacTCTTTAAATCATCTTCTTTAATCTTTTCTCTCTCAAGGAATATGATTCTTGGTTGAAAAATACTTGATATTTGTTTCATGTGGTTTTgctttattataaaaatacacactCACCGCCTCCTGCCCTAAAGAATGTACCTCTGCTGGTGAGACCAGGTACTGCAGAAGATCCAAGACTTTGTGTGCTGCAGAGAATGCACCATGGCCATTGTACATGTACAACATCCACACACcctaataaaataattgcatggACCTATTAACAACAGTCGTTCGAAATATGG
Encoded proteins:
- the ptpn5 gene encoding tyrosine-protein phosphatase non-receptor type 5, which gives rise to MMTGLPAQTDTQEELARGPQQPSSSQQDGRGQWWDQLRKTLLTVGYSVSFCLVSQILGVWMLYMYNGHGAFSAAHKVLDLLQYLVSPAEVHSLGQEANSPHLQKELWKMESLSPLLATVFLGVVIIGIGILYCLKTLSPSPGHPYPEDRRQSMSRQPSFTYSEWTDAKQDHFFDMDPVPETPVFDYCMDMKPETDPATLTVQPVGLQERRGSNVSLTLDMCTPGSTEPYGSMLSPREQCTREYLQKASNVLSTRELHERAMDSFTLQAEFFETPMNFVDPKEYSFPGIVRKNRYKTILPNTHSRVCLKSMDEDDFLSTYINANYIRGYGEEEKVYIATQGPTVNTVGDFWRMVWQERSPIIVIITNIDEINEKCTVYWPEEKVTYEGIEIIVNQVIQADDYSLRHITLKFEGEERSLRHYWYTSWPDQKTPDKAPPLLELVQDVEEARQQAPEGSGPVIVHCSAGIGRTGCFIATTIGCKQLKNEGVVDILRITCQLRLNRGGMIQTSEQYQFVHHVLSLYEKQLSLPVEE